Proteins encoded together in one Falco peregrinus isolate bFalPer1 chromosome 2, bFalPer1.pri, whole genome shotgun sequence window:
- the LOC129783751 gene encoding coiled-coil domain-containing protein 63-like isoform X1 produces the protein MCQTRERVLRDGQGDTNTPLTSVSFLPLGSRSVPAEAPSSPSRGVCRATSRVSWKKRWTPRKEIASLTQERKEVLLTPSQIPSPRNRMRDERNCTGLQGLLQTKYQCDSLIKDRKALLAELDKEILELEKKMARQNRAAVKAKQANSSKQLQKQIETLELHLNNVTVHFHTILSRNKELREEIEKLQIQKALLGKLSLKLHKKLAQQRRRMNTAAEQCTQGYKQRMGALARIAALNKRHIEDTVQRNVELQERKRALEKENKLKNFMLTKCRDRSELEEVAKKRKALKAAQWAKQSQMESFESQEVAYRRLLELAEDGNFDRLVDNFIEKEGKNFASFIYITELKNEMEKMKQRIKDVQNEITTLMMDREDAETSNFHVLQELEEKLAETTREANWCEERCKESSRVLGQIKCGVEALLEVIGGDATKTTEQLGENGQITDGNLTRILGLVEKETNELLLMESVLRYTRAEGSQPAQPFASPLLGTTSLPWVMDRARLCPPPPALDSTPADIAAWEVPLGHGQLHQLVLQSCEKELGHAAAAAKKGSKSLKD, from the exons ATGTGCCAAACACGCGAGCGGGTGCTGAGGGACGGGCAGGGGGACACAAACACCCCCTTAACCAGCGTTTCATTTCTCCCCTTGGGAAGCAGGTCTGTCCCCGCAGAGGCTCCATCATCCCCTTCCCGAGGCGTCTGCAGAGCAACCAGCAGAGTTAGCTGGAAGAAACGATGGACTCCAAG aaaagaaatagcgTCGCTGACTCAAGAACGCAAAGAGGTGTTATTAACGCCGAGCCAGATCCCATCCCCAAGAAATAGGATGCGGGATGAGAGGAATTGTACGGGGCTCCAAGGCCTTTTGCAGACCAAATATCAGTGTGATTCCCtgattaaagacagaaaagcccTGTTAGCGGAGCTGGACAAGGAG ATActagagctggaaaaaaagatggcgAGGCAAAACCGGGCGGCAGTGAAGGCGAAGCAAGCAAACAGTagcaaacagctgcaaaagcagattGAGACACTGGAGCTGCATCTAAACAAC GTCACCGTCCATTTCCATACCATCCTGTCCAGAAACAAAGAGCTCCGAGAAGAGATTGAAAAGCTGCAAATCCAGAAAGCTCTTTTGGGCAAGCTCTCCTTGAAGCTCCATAAGAAGCTGgctcagcagaggagaaggatgaaCACTGCCGCTGAGCAGTGCACACAAGGCTACAAGCAGCG GATGGGGGCTCTGGCAAGGATTGCAGCCTTGAACAAAAGACACATAGAAGACACAGTCCAGCGCAATGTTGAGCTGCAGGAGCGGAAGCGTGCCCTAGAAAAGGAGAACAAACTAAAAAACTTCATGCTGACCAAGTGCAGAGATCGCTCGGAATTGGAGGAAGTggccaaaaagagaaaag CCCTGAAGGCAGCCCAGTGGGCCAAGCAGAGCCAAATGGAGAGCTTCGAGAGCCAGGAGGTGGCTTACAGGCgcctgctggagctggcagaggacgGGAACTTTGACCGCCTGGTGGATAACTTCATcgaaaaggaggggaagaacTTTGCCTCCTTCATCTACATCACTGAGCTGAAGAACGagatggagaagatgaagcAGAGGATCAAGGATGTCCAG AACGAAATTACAACCCTTATGATGGACCGGGAGGACGCAGAGACGAGCAACTTCCatgtcctgcaggagctggag GAAAAACTAGCGGAAACCACGAGGGAAGCCAACTGGTGCGAAGAGAGATGcaaagagagcagcagagtCCTGGGCCAGATCAAATGTGGCGTGGAGGCCCTTTTGGAAGTAATCGGTGGCGATGCTACGAAGACAACGGAGCAGCTTGGAGAAAATGGGCAGATCACGGATGGGAATCTGACGCGGATTTTAG GTCTCGTGGAGAAGGAGACCAACGAGCTCCTGCTGATGGAGAGCGTCCTGCGCTACACGCGGGCTGAGGGCTCGCAGCCGGCCCAGCCCTTCGCCAGCCCGCTCCTGGGCACCACCAGCCTCCCGTGGGTGATGGATCGGGCCCGGctctgcccgccgccccccgccctggACAGCACCCCCGCCGACATCGCCGCCT GGGAGGTGCCGCTGGGCCACGGGCAGCTGCACCAGCTGGTCCTCCAGAGCTGCGAGAAGGAGCTGGGCcacgctgccgctgccgccaAGAAGGGGAGCAAGAGCCTCAAGGACTGA
- the LOC129783751 gene encoding coiled-coil domain-containing protein 63-like isoform X2: MDSKWGEPSLEQKVLDVPAMEKKKVSEAEFRRLQREFQRAAEKRKSYGANVRQQMQAQEKEIASLTQERKEVLLTPSQIPSPRNRMRDERNCTGLQGLLQTKYQCDSLIKDRKALLAELDKEILELEKKMARQNRAAVKAKQANSSKQLQKQIETLELHLNNVTVHFHTILSRNKELREEIEKLQIQKALLGKLSLKLHKKLAQQRRRMNTAAEQCTQGYKQRMGALARIAALNKRHIEDTVQRNVELQERKRALEKENKLKNFMLTKCRDRSELEEVAKKRKALKAAQWAKQSQMESFESQEVAYRRLLELAEDGNFDRLVDNFIEKEGKNFASFIYITELKNEMEKMKQRIKDVQNEITTLMMDREDAETSNFHVLQELEEKLAETTREANWCEERCKESSRVLGQIKCGVEALLEVIGGDATKTTEQLGENGQITDGNLTRILGLVEKETNELLLMESVLRYTRAEGSQPAQPFASPLLGTTSLPWVMDRARLCPPPPALDSTPADIAAWEVPLGHGQLHQLVLQSCEKELGHAAAAAKKGSKSLKD; this comes from the exons ATGGACTCCAAG TGGGGAGAGCCCTCTCTGGAGCAGAAGGTTTTGGACGTGCCCGcgatggagaaaaaaaaggtgtctgAAGCCGAGTTCAGGAGACTGCAGAGAGAGTTTCAGAGAGCAGCGGAGAAGAGGAAATCTTACGGTGCCAACGTGAGGCAGCAAATGCAGGCTCAGGA aaaagaaatagcgTCGCTGACTCAAGAACGCAAAGAGGTGTTATTAACGCCGAGCCAGATCCCATCCCCAAGAAATAGGATGCGGGATGAGAGGAATTGTACGGGGCTCCAAGGCCTTTTGCAGACCAAATATCAGTGTGATTCCCtgattaaagacagaaaagcccTGTTAGCGGAGCTGGACAAGGAG ATActagagctggaaaaaaagatggcgAGGCAAAACCGGGCGGCAGTGAAGGCGAAGCAAGCAAACAGTagcaaacagctgcaaaagcagattGAGACACTGGAGCTGCATCTAAACAAC GTCACCGTCCATTTCCATACCATCCTGTCCAGAAACAAAGAGCTCCGAGAAGAGATTGAAAAGCTGCAAATCCAGAAAGCTCTTTTGGGCAAGCTCTCCTTGAAGCTCCATAAGAAGCTGgctcagcagaggagaaggatgaaCACTGCCGCTGAGCAGTGCACACAAGGCTACAAGCAGCG GATGGGGGCTCTGGCAAGGATTGCAGCCTTGAACAAAAGACACATAGAAGACACAGTCCAGCGCAATGTTGAGCTGCAGGAGCGGAAGCGTGCCCTAGAAAAGGAGAACAAACTAAAAAACTTCATGCTGACCAAGTGCAGAGATCGCTCGGAATTGGAGGAAGTggccaaaaagagaaaag CCCTGAAGGCAGCCCAGTGGGCCAAGCAGAGCCAAATGGAGAGCTTCGAGAGCCAGGAGGTGGCTTACAGGCgcctgctggagctggcagaggacgGGAACTTTGACCGCCTGGTGGATAACTTCATcgaaaaggaggggaagaacTTTGCCTCCTTCATCTACATCACTGAGCTGAAGAACGagatggagaagatgaagcAGAGGATCAAGGATGTCCAG AACGAAATTACAACCCTTATGATGGACCGGGAGGACGCAGAGACGAGCAACTTCCatgtcctgcaggagctggag GAAAAACTAGCGGAAACCACGAGGGAAGCCAACTGGTGCGAAGAGAGATGcaaagagagcagcagagtCCTGGGCCAGATCAAATGTGGCGTGGAGGCCCTTTTGGAAGTAATCGGTGGCGATGCTACGAAGACAACGGAGCAGCTTGGAGAAAATGGGCAGATCACGGATGGGAATCTGACGCGGATTTTAG GTCTCGTGGAGAAGGAGACCAACGAGCTCCTGCTGATGGAGAGCGTCCTGCGCTACACGCGGGCTGAGGGCTCGCAGCCGGCCCAGCCCTTCGCCAGCCCGCTCCTGGGCACCACCAGCCTCCCGTGGGTGATGGATCGGGCCCGGctctgcccgccgccccccgccctggACAGCACCCCCGCCGACATCGCCGCCT GGGAGGTGCCGCTGGGCCACGGGCAGCTGCACCAGCTGGTCCTCCAGAGCTGCGAGAAGGAGCTGGGCcacgctgccgctgccgccaAGAAGGGGAGCAAGAGCCTCAAGGACTGA